The Dehalobacter sp. DCM sequence GCTGCGGTAATGCCATCTGGCACGGGTGGTGCAGCGAACTGAAGCTGCACATTCAGGTCCGGATTGACATGTGTGAACTAATGATTCAGGATAACGGACATGGCTTTGATGTTGAGAAATTCCTCAAGGATAAAACCAGTAAGGGCTTGGGGCTGCATAACATGCAGATCCTGGCTCAGACCTTCAATGGGACGTTTGATCTGCGCAGTGAAATTACGATAGGAACAACTCTCATCATCCGGTTCCCGTTAAATATTGGATCTCTTCATTTTTTTAAGGAAGAGAGGGGAGTAGTAGCATGAAAATAATCATTGTCGATGATCATCCGCTCGTTCGTCAGGGATTAAATGCGGTAATCTCAACTGAAAACGATATGGTAGTCGCCGGAGAGGCTTCAAATGCCGAGGAAGCAATCGAGCTCATCCGTTCCCTCCAGCCGGATATGGCGTTGATTGATTTAAGGCTTGCGGATTCTTCCGGTTTGGATGTGATAAAAAAATGCAAAGAAATGGTGCCGCAATGTAAGTATGTTGTCTTGACGTCATCCGTCAATAAAGAGGACTTTCGTAATGCGGATCAAATTGGGGTAGATGGCTATATTCTAAAAGAGGCTTTCCCGGAAGAACTCATTTCCGCCATGCGGCTGATCCATCGGGGAAGAAAATATTATGATCCGTTAGCCATTGAGTTTATGATGAAAAACCAGTCCAACGACACGATCAACCAATTGACGTCACGGGAACTGGATGTTCTGCTTACCCTGAGCGAGGGTTTAAGTAATAAAGAGATTGCGAAAAAGTTAATTATTACAGAATTCACCGTCAAGAAACATATCAGTCAAATCCTGGCTAAACTGGAGCTTGCCGATAGGACACAGGCGGCGTTATATGCCAGAGACCACGGGTTGTGCAACAGCCGATAAGGAAAGGAGCGATTGGACTTGGCTTATAAAACACAAAAACGACATTCATTTGTCAGAACGTTCGTATTTATTACCTGTATTTTCACCCTCGGTTTGTCAGGAGTAAGTTATGCCTATTGGACCAATGGATTGGAGATTACCACGAAGGTTGGAACCGGTAGTCTGGATGTGTCTTTTTGCGACCCGGCCTCCGACAATAAAGAGGCGGAAGAAAACGGCGGTTTGCAGGTTACGTTCGATCAGGATAAAACGACTATGACCATTGCGGGAAATGTTGATCCTGGTTTTCTGGGCACGGTGGAATATGAATTCGCTAATAACGGAAGTATTCCTGTGAAATTAGCTCAGGCTTCGGAAACGTCGGATATCATCCAAAACCAACTGTCCTTTGTGGAAGGAAATCAGGTGGTATCCTTGGGCGACGGAGGATATCTGCTCAAACAAAACGGTTCGGGAACCGGTACAATTCAGATCGAGATCGCCGAAAGCACCGGAAGTGAAGAAGAATCGTCCACGACGTACCAGTTTGAAATGAAGATTCCGTATGATCAATGGACTTCAAATTAGCGTTATCACGATGATGGGGGCTTGTAAAGATGAAGGGGAAAATAGCGATAGTTGCACTATGTTTAATTGCCGGATGTCTGTTAACATCTGGTGGATATGGCTACTGGCAAAAGGATTTAACCATCAAGGGAATCATTACCGTTACTGAGCCGGAGAAGAAGGTGGAGAACGATGAGCTGCTGAAATCGAAAGCCGGCAACGTACCTGAAGGTATTGGAACAGGCGATCCCGGAGCAGGCGATCCCGGTGCAGGCGATCCCGGTACAGGCGATCCCGGTTCAGGCGATCCCGGAGCAGGCGGTCCCGGTGCAGGCGATCCCGGTGCAGGCGATCCCGGAGCAGGTGATCCCGGTGCAGGCGATCCCGGTGCGGGCGATCCCGGAGCAGGTGATCTCTTAACAGGTGATTTGGGATCAGGAGCCCTTGAAACCAAGTGATGAAAGAAATAAAGATTAATGAGATATTATTTCAGCGCCGACTAATTCTATTAGTAGGCCTCGTTTTTTTTATTTACCTTACAGATCAAACGCTGTTTAAGGCAGTAACAGGACAATCGGTGTATCATTATGTTTTCAGGCCCCTGCTATGGATCCTTGCAGGAGGTCTGATATTGCTGCTCCCTGCGGTGCGACCTGCTGGTAAGCGAAGAATCTGGGGTTCTTTGCGTATGTGGGCGTTTAACTTTGGCATCATTATGATTGCGGTACACGTAATGGCCGGGTTATTGGACGGTTTTGGCAAGAGTCCCTATGATTTATCACCAAAAGGGATACTGCTGAACCTGATTGTTGTCGGTTCTGCTTTATTCGGCA is a genomic window containing:
- a CDS encoding response regulator, which translates into the protein MKIIIVDDHPLVRQGLNAVISTENDMVVAGEASNAEEAIELIRSLQPDMALIDLRLADSSGLDVIKKCKEMVPQCKYVVLTSSVNKEDFRNADQIGVDGYILKEAFPEELISAMRLIHRGRKYYDPLAIEFMMKNQSNDTINQLTSRELDVLLTLSEGLSNKEIAKKLIITEFTVKKHISQILAKLELADRTQAALYARDHGLCNSR